The proteins below are encoded in one region of Bremerella sp. P1:
- a CDS encoding rhomboid family intramembrane serine protease, with protein sequence MSFSMGGQSATMLLVYINVGVFLVDWLLQLDLGQYFGAHVDTLYRPLLWFQYLTYGFLHDTKTIWHILSNMFVLWMFGRFVEARYGKAEFLKIYVISIVLCGIIWNAGTLAAFGGKIPLMANGEALRMVGASGAISTIMALFICLYPKMTVYLGFLIPVPAWVVGVLILLSNIFGQDESVAYSAHLAGIGFGLAYFFSGIQLGQFIPSKLALPKWSLRSRPKLRIHTEEEDFDPYNDSDEEAERILEKVNQSGMESLNEAERKKLEAYSRRMRQKLS encoded by the coding sequence ATGTCCTTCTCGATGGGAGGTCAGTCCGCCACGATGCTGCTGGTCTACATCAACGTGGGCGTTTTCCTAGTCGATTGGCTGCTTCAGCTTGACCTGGGACAATACTTCGGGGCTCACGTTGATACGCTCTACCGACCGCTGCTCTGGTTTCAGTATCTGACCTACGGCTTCCTCCACGATACCAAGACGATCTGGCATATCCTGTCGAACATGTTTGTCCTCTGGATGTTTGGTCGATTCGTCGAAGCTCGCTACGGCAAAGCCGAATTCCTGAAGATCTACGTCATCAGCATCGTCCTGTGCGGAATTATTTGGAACGCAGGGACGTTGGCGGCCTTTGGCGGCAAGATTCCGCTAATGGCCAACGGCGAAGCACTTCGCATGGTGGGTGCCTCCGGGGCGATCTCGACGATCATGGCCCTCTTTATCTGTCTGTATCCGAAGATGACGGTTTACCTGGGCTTCCTCATTCCGGTCCCAGCGTGGGTGGTTGGCGTGCTAATCTTGCTGTCCAATATTTTCGGGCAAGACGAAAGTGTCGCGTACTCGGCGCATCTGGCCGGGATTGGCTTCGGGCTTGCCTATTTCTTCAGTGGTATTCAACTGGGGCAATTCATCCCCAGCAAGTTGGCACTGCCGAAGTGGTCATTACGGTCTCGACCGAAACTACGGATTCATACCGAGGAAGAAGATTTCGATCCCTACAACGACTCGGACGAAGAGGCCGAACGTATTCTGGAAAAGGTGAATCAATCCGGAATGGAATCGCTTAACGAAGCCGAGCGCAAGAAACTGGAAGCCTACAGCCGTAGGATGCGGCAAAAACTAAGCTGA